Part of the Amycolatopsis lurida genome is shown below.
CGGCGCCGCGAGCGTCCTCGCCGTCGTGCAGCAGGCCAGCCCGATCGTGACCACGCTGATCATCGCGGGAGCGGGCGGTTCGGCGATCTGCGCGGATCTGGGCGCTCGCTCGATCCGCGAGGAGATCGACGCGATGGAGGTGCTCGGTGTCTCGCCGATCCACCGGCTGATCGTGCCCCGCGTGCAGGCGGCCATCGGCGTTTCGGTGCTGCTGAACGGTTTGGTCAGCGTCGTCGGCGTCCTCGGCGGCTACTTCTTCAACGTCATCGTGCAGGGCGGCACGCCGGGCGCGTACCTCGCGAGTTTCAACGCGCTGGCCCAGCTGCCCGACCTCGTCGTCAGCTCGATCAAGGCGTTCATCTTCGGTTTCCTTGCCGGCGTCGTCGCCGCCTACCGGGGTCTGAACCCCAAGGGCGGCCCCAAAGGCGTGGGCGACGTCGTCAACCAGTCGGTGGTGATCACGTTCCTGCTCCTGTTCTTCGTCAACACGATCCTGACCGCGCTGTACCTGCAGCTCATTCCCGCGAAGGGAACCTGATCCCGTGACCAGCGTCCCCGAACGGGCCCGCGAGGCGTTCAAACGCCCCGGCAACAGTCTTTTCGAGCTGGGCGACCAGTTGCTGTTCTACATCCGCGCGCTCGCGGCGATCCCGATGGCGGTCACCCGCTACTTCCGGGAAGTGGTCCGCCTGCTCGCCGAAGTGACCTTCGGCAGCGGGGCCCTCGCGGTGATCGGCGGCACCGTCGGCGTGATGGTCGGCCTGTGCGTGTTCACCGGGATCACCGTCGGGCTGCAGGGTTTCAGCGCGCTGAACCAGATCAACATCTCCGCGATGACCGGCTTCCTCACCGCGTACTTCAACACCCGCGAGATCGCGCCGCTGTCGGCAGGGCTAGCGTTGTCCGCGACGGTCGGCGCCGGATTCACCGCGCAACTGGGCGCCATGCGGATCTCCGAAGAGATCGACGCGCTCGAAGTGATGGCCGTACGCAGCATGCCCTACCTCGTCACCACCCGGATCGTGGCCGGATTCATCGCGATCATCCCGCTCTACGTGATCGGCCTGCTGATCTCCTACCTCGGCTCAAGGGTGACGACGGTGGTCTTCTTCGGACAGTCCGGCGGAACCTACGACCACTACTTCTCCTTGTTCCTACCGCCTGAAGACGTACTGTGGTCGTTCGCCAAGGTCCTCGTGTTCAGCGTCGGCGTCATCCTCACGCACTGCTTCTACGGCTATCGCGCCGCAGGCGGCCCTGCCGGCGTCGGGGTCGCGGTCGGCCGCGCCGTGCGGACGTCGATCGTGCTGATCAGCGTGCTGGACCTCTTCCTCAGCCTGGCGATCTGGGGCGCCACCACGACCGTGAAGGTGTCCGGATGAGCACGCGCGCACGGACGCAGGCGGCGGGGGTGGTCTTCCTCGTCATCCTGGTGCTGCTCGGCTGGCTCGCCGTCGCCATCTTCAACAAGGACTTCGAACGCGCGGAACTGGTCACCCTCAAGACCGACCGGGTCGGCAACCAGCTGGCGCCGCCCGCCGAGGTCAAGGTCCGCGGTGTGCCGTTCGGCGAGGTCAGGGCGGTGCGGGGCACCGCCGACGGTGCGGAGATCGACCTCGCCATCGATCCGGCGAAGATCGATCAGCTGCCGCGCAACGTTTCGGCGCGGTTGCTGCCGAAGACGGTGTTCGGCGAACGTTACGTCAATCTC
Proteins encoded:
- a CDS encoding MlaE family ABC transporter permease translates to MANPVALLARAPEKAAAGLREFGRMCAMGIDVVLAMFRRPVQVREFIQQFWFIASVSITPAILVSIPFGAVISLQLGSLTSQIGAQQFNGAASVLAVVQQASPIVTTLIIAGAGGSAICADLGARSIREEIDAMEVLGVSPIHRLIVPRVQAAIGVSVLLNGLVSVVGVLGGYFFNVIVQGGTPGAYLASFNALAQLPDLVVSSIKAFIFGFLAGVVAAYRGLNPKGGPKGVGDVVNQSVVITFLLLFFVNTILTALYLQLIPAKGT
- a CDS encoding MlaE family ABC transporter permease translates to MTSVPERAREAFKRPGNSLFELGDQLLFYIRALAAIPMAVTRYFREVVRLLAEVTFGSGALAVIGGTVGVMVGLCVFTGITVGLQGFSALNQINISAMTGFLTAYFNTREIAPLSAGLALSATVGAGFTAQLGAMRISEEIDALEVMAVRSMPYLVTTRIVAGFIAIIPLYVIGLLISYLGSRVTTVVFFGQSGGTYDHYFSLFLPPEDVLWSFAKVLVFSVGVILTHCFYGYRAAGGPAGVGVAVGRAVRTSIVLISVLDLFLSLAIWGATTTVKVSG